The Cuculus canorus isolate bCucCan1 chromosome 5, bCucCan1.pri, whole genome shotgun sequence genome window below encodes:
- the CHST1 gene encoding carbohydrate sulfotransferase 1, translating to MQCSWKAVLLLALASIAIQYTAIRTFTSKSFHSCPIPNPVNCSLSQDTDAGDRLCDESPTFSYNLSRKTHVLILATTRSGSSFVGQLFNQHFDVFYLFEPLYHVQYTLIPKLTQSKSMTDRRVMLGASRDLLRSLYDCDLYFLENYIKPQPVNHTTDRLFRRGASKALCSPPVCESLGAVDLHLEEGDCVKKCGTLNLTLATESCREHGHVAIKTVRVPEVNDLRALVEDPRLNLKVIQLVRDPRGILASRSETFRDTYRLWRIWDGTGRKPYNLDVTQLTTVCEDFWNSVSTGLNRPPWLKGKYMLVRYEDLARNPMKKTEEIYDFLGIPMDSNVERWIQNNTRGDRSSSKHKYGTVRNSAATAEKWRFRLSYEIVAFTQHACQQVLAQLGYKTASSEEELKNLSISLVEERDFLPFS from the coding sequence ATGCAATGTTCCTGGAAGGCTGTCCTCCTACTAGCCTTGGCATCCATTGCGATCCAGTACACAGCAATCCGCACCTtcacctccaagtccttccacagctgccccatccccaacCCTGTGAACTGCAGCCTGAGCCAGGACACTGATGCGGGTGACAGGCTGTGTGACGAGAGCCCCACCTTCTCGTATAACCTTTCCAGGAAGACACACGTCCTCATCCTCGCCACCACCCGCAGTGGCTCTTCATTTGTTGGGCAGCTGTTTAACCAGCACTTTGATGTCTTCTATTTATTTGAGCCCCTCTACCATGTCCAGTACACCCTGATCCCAAAGCTGACCCAGAGCAAGAGTATGACGGACAGGCGGGTCATGCTGGGGGCCAGCCGAGACCTGCTGAGGAGCCTGTACGATTGCGACCTCTACTTCCTGGAGAACTACATCAAACCCCAGCCTGTCAACCACACCACTGACCGCCTGTTCCGCAGGGGAGCCAGCAAGGCCCTGTGCTCGCCGCCTGTCTGCGAGTCCCTGGGAGCTGTCGATCTCCACCTGGAGGAGGGAGACTGTGTGAAGAAGTGTGGTACCTTGAACCTGACACTGGCCACCGAATCCTGCAGAGAGCACGGGCATGTGGCCATCAAAACAGTGCGGGTACCCGAGGTCAACGACCTCCGGGCCTTGGTAGAGGACCCACGGCTGAACTTGAAGGTTATCCAGCTGGTGAGGGATCCCCGGGGTATCCTGGCATCCCGGAGTGAGACTTTCCGGGACACCTACCGTCTGTGGAGGATCTGGGACGGCACTGGCAGGAAGCCGTACAACCTGGATGTGACCCAGCTCACCACAGTGTGTGAGGACTTTTGGAACTCTGTGTCCACTGGCCTCAACCGGCCACCGTGGCTGAAGGGCAAGTACATGCTGGTGCGGTACGAAGACCTGGCCAGGAACCCCATGAAAAAGACTGAGGAGATCTATGACTTCCTGGGCATCCCCATGGACAGCAACGTCGAGCGCTGGATACAGAACAACACTAGAGGAGACAGGTCCTCCTCCAAACACAAGTACGGGACGGTGCGTAACTCAGCGGCGACAGCAGAGAAGTGGCGGTTCCGGCTGTCCTACGAGATCGTGGCGTTCACCCAGCACGCCTGCCAGCAGGTGCTGGCACAGCTCGGTTACAAAACTGCCAGCTCTGAGGAGGAGCTGAAGAACCTCTCCATCAGCTTGGTGGAGGAGAGAGACTTCCTGCCCTTCTCCTAA